From a single Sulfolobus sp. E5-1-F genomic region:
- the cmr5 gene encoding type III-B CRISPR module-associated protein Cmr5 codes for MEKILDSVLNDFNALSKEVKDKAELRKKIRARVRELPSLISSFGIRTVLYFYYSKVGNKEQLSDDEKAYYEVMKILIKYVKEALIHLGVNVSSDDIKEILNNLSNVENEAKVQYYIDLPLQYLKRLIEAEFEG; via the coding sequence ATGGAAAAAATTCTTGACTCTGTCCTCAACGATTTTAATGCCTTAAGTAAAGAAGTTAAGGATAAGGCGGAATTAAGGAAGAAAATTAGGGCGAGAGTGAGGGAATTGCCATCATTGATAAGCTCCTTCGGAATCAGGACTGTGCTTTATTTCTATTATTCTAAGGTAGGTAATAAAGAACAATTATCAGATGATGAGAAAGCATATTACGAGGTAATGAAAATTCTGATAAAATACGTGAAAGAGGCTCTCATACATCTAGGGGTTAACGTCTCTAGCGACGATATTAAGGAGATATTGAATAACCTTTCAAATGTTGAAAATGAGGCTAAAGTTCAGTACTATATTGATTTACCTTTACAGTATTTAAAAAGACTGATTGAGGCTGAATTCGAGGGA
- the cmr4 gene encoding type III-B CRISPR module RAMP protein Cmr4, which translates to MLLEVTYKYATPVYIKVLTPLHPGVGQTLGSVDLPVQRDTLGYPIIYSSSIKGAIRSAYRKMKSGGNSNNLERKIFGGSEETVEETNQSKFSVLDAYLLTIPTRALNNVYVYLTSDFLIQRLNMYLEIYNILMRKSNYVKPDFSKAEVLASENIGNEFLAESYQIGKNQQDDEILKIKKLLQLEKPLVALKNDLIAKALIDRSLMRIARVKLNDNKTVEAGPWTEEYIPPYSYFITLFLYKDEETMKEIEQLLSLNQSTESKSQKSSTSYQYIFIGGKETTGKGLVKISRFGV; encoded by the coding sequence GTGCTACTTGAAGTAACTTATAAATACGCCACGCCAGTTTACATAAAGGTATTAACACCTCTTCATCCGGGTGTAGGTCAAACTTTGGGTAGTGTAGATTTGCCAGTGCAAAGAGATACATTAGGTTATCCTATAATCTATTCAAGTAGTATTAAGGGTGCTATTAGGTCTGCATATAGAAAGATGAAGAGTGGTGGGAATAGTAATAATTTAGAGAGGAAAATATTTGGAGGAAGTGAGGAGACAGTTGAGGAAACTAATCAATCCAAGTTTAGTGTTCTTGACGCTTATTTACTAACTATTCCTACTAGAGCCTTAAATAACGTATACGTTTATCTTACTTCGGATTTCTTAATTCAGAGGCTTAACATGTACTTAGAAATATATAATATTTTAATGAGGAAAAGTAATTATGTCAAACCTGATTTTAGCAAAGCTGAGGTTCTAGCTTCAGAGAACATTGGAAACGAATTTTTAGCTGAGAGTTACCAAATAGGTAAAAATCAACAAGATGACGAAATACTAAAAATAAAGAAACTCCTTCAATTGGAGAAACCGCTAGTTGCACTTAAGAACGATTTGATCGCTAAGGCTTTAATTGATAGGAGTCTGATGAGAATAGCAAGGGTTAAGCTGAATGATAATAAGACTGTTGAAGCTGGACCATGGACGGAAGAATACATCCCTCCATATTCGTATTTCATAACCTTGTTCTTATATAAAGATGAGGAGACAATGAAGGAGATCGAGCAACTCCTATCCTTAAATCAGAGTACAGAATCTAAGAGTCAAAAGTCCTCCACCTCTTATCAATACATATTCATAGGTGGAAAGGAGACCACTGGAAAGGGTTTAGTGAAGATAAGTAGATTTGGGGTTTGA